The following proteins are encoded in a genomic region of Arcobacter cloacae:
- a CDS encoding helix-turn-helix domain-containing protein gives MHFENIMNRLFLSLGVNNSAQFCELIGVNRSVFSNWKTRGKIPYEEIISLCNKFEISSDYIFFDRKNTLHMDLQYTLKGRLYTKTKDSSLKYFQSELLLLHDVLSSNILFGSKNELVNFIQNYKTNVLDQLIISNKTKDNVSSFIYELTDEEFEYLQKNKDEFLLIMFEFRNWANKLFTFHNL, from the coding sequence TTGCATTTTGAAAACATTATGAATAGATTGTTTTTATCTTTAGGAGTTAATAATTCCGCTCAATTTTGTGAATTAATTGGTGTTAATCGTAGTGTTTTTAGTAATTGGAAAACAAGAGGTAAGATTCCATATGAAGAAATAATTTCATTATGTAATAAATTTGAAATAAGTAGTGACTATATTTTTTTTGATAGAAAGAATACTCTTCATATGGATTTACAATATACTTTGAAAGGTAGATTGTATACAAAAACTAAAGATTCTTCTTTAAAATATTTTCAATCAGAACTTCTTTTATTACATGATGTTTTATCTTCTAATATTTTATTTGGATCTAAGAATGAACTAGTTAATTTTATTCAAAATTATAAAACAAATGTATTAGATCAATTAATTATTTCAAATAAAACTAAAGATAATGTTTCATCTTTTATTTATGAGTTAACTGATGAAGAATTTGAATATTTACAAAAAAATAAAGATGAGTTTTTATTAATTATGTTTGAATTTAGAAATTGGGCGAATAAACTTTTTACTTTTCATAATTTATAA
- a CDS encoding Fic family protein, producing the protein MKKWIWQQENYPNFTYDFKKLEDLIQKISLEQGYLIALTQTMNKDNIIQRQADALFNEAINTALIEGEVLNRDSVKASIAKKFGFNDVDYKKLDENTNNLVEIIIDANTNYHEDLTLERLFGWHNALFPKGYSGLNKINTASFRGEETMQIVGGYAGNEIIYYEAPPRANLENEMQNFLNWFNSTNESLIKACIAHLWFVIIHPFDDGNGRITRAITDLVLSKIENSTISRLYSMSSAINANRKAYYKALEHTTGYIQKEDNFLDITLWCEWFLQTLYEALLETKTKLNFIVIKTKFWDKNKDKNLNARQIKVLNFILDIGIENFKGNLSKKKYMSISSSSSTTASRDISELLEIGCIKQVEGTLGRNVSYKIVI; encoded by the coding sequence ATGAAAAAATGGATTTGGCAACAAGAAAACTATCCAAACTTTACCTATGACTTTAAAAAATTAGAAGATTTAATTCAAAAAATATCACTAGAGCAGGGTTATTTAATAGCTTTAACACAAACTATGAATAAAGATAATATTATTCAAAGACAAGCTGATGCACTTTTTAATGAAGCTATAAACACTGCATTAATTGAAGGAGAAGTTTTAAATAGAGATAGTGTAAAAGCTTCAATTGCTAAAAAATTTGGATTCAATGATGTTGATTATAAAAAATTAGATGAAAATACTAATAATCTTGTAGAAATTATTATTGATGCAAATACAAACTATCATGAAGATTTAACATTAGAGCGACTTTTTGGTTGGCATAATGCACTTTTTCCAAAAGGTTATAGTGGATTAAATAAAATTAATACAGCATCTTTTAGAGGTGAAGAAACTATGCAAATAGTTGGTGGATATGCAGGAAATGAAATTATATATTATGAAGCACCTCCAAGAGCTAATCTTGAAAATGAAATGCAAAACTTTTTAAATTGGTTTAATAGTACAAATGAGAGTTTAATTAAAGCTTGTATTGCTCATCTTTGGTTTGTAATAATTCATCCTTTTGATGATGGAAATGGAAGAATTACAAGAGCAATTACTGATTTAGTTTTATCAAAAATAGAAAACTCAACGATTTCAAGACTTTATTCAATGTCTAGTGCAATAAATGCTAATAGAAAAGCTTATTATAAAGCATTAGAACATACAACAGGATATATTCAAAAAGAAGATAATTTTCTTGATATTACTCTTTGGTGTGAATGGTTTTTACAAACTTTGTATGAAGCTTTACTTGAAACAAAAACAAAATTAAATTTTATAGTTATAAAGACAAAGTTTTGGGATAAAAATAAAGATAAAAATCTAAATGCTAGACAAATAAAAGTTTTAAATTTTATTCTTGATATTGGAATAGAAAATTTTAAAGGTAATTTGTCAAAGAAAAAATATATGTCAATCTCAAGTAGTTCTTCTACAACAGCTTCAAGAGATATTTCTGAACTTTTAGAAATAGGGTGTATCAAACAAGTCGAGGGAACTTTAGGACGAAATGTAAGTTATAAAATTGTTATATAA
- a CDS encoding helix-turn-helix domain-containing protein → MEPTVNKIGRIIKKRRKELNLELKDLQDYSGINYASISDIENGKANPTIKTLEKLLDVLGMQINIEVVSK, encoded by the coding sequence ATGGAACCAACGGTTAATAAAATAGGAAGAATTATAAAAAAAAGAAGAAAAGAGTTAAATCTTGAATTGAAAGATTTACAGGATTATTCAGGGATAAATTATGCTTCAATTTCTGATATTGAAAATGGAAAAGCAAATCCAACAATTAAAACTCTTGAAAAGCTTTTAGATGTATTAGGTATGCAAATAAATATTGAAGTTGTGAGTAAATAA
- a CDS encoding HipA N-terminal domain-containing protein: MQRAKVFRNNIFAGLLSKFSESEYSFVYDKEYLKLPNIKPISLTLPLQEKEFKSNHLFPFFYNLLAEGKLKDIQCHELRIDKNDDFSRLILTTKENTIGSITILKDEI, encoded by the coding sequence ATGCAAAGAGCTAAAGTTTTTAGAAATAATATATTTGCTGGATTACTTAGTAAGTTTAGTGAAAGTGAATATAGTTTTGTTTATGATAAAGAGTATTTAAAGTTACCAAATATAAAACCTATTAGTTTAACTTTGCCTTTACAAGAAAAAGAGTTTAAATCAAATCATCTATTTCCTTTTTTTTATAACTTATTAGCAGAAGGTAAATTGAAAGATATCCAATGTCATGAACTTAGGATTGATAAAAATGATGATTTTTCAAGATTAATTCTTACTACAAAAGAGAATACTATTGGTTCAATTACAATTTTAAAAGATGAGATATAA
- a CDS encoding HipA domain-containing protein → MQNNTCLGCLATNKKLTNNYCPKCIKELFDGITPNPLNFDRVEFIKKRAELSSRMSISGVQDKISLTFEKKDLVPTANNGKYILKPITSGDGHIQNEKDIVANEHISMLISKNIFNIPTATCGLIQFSDKELAYITKRFDYDETGIKYDQEDFAGVLEVSPFTHGENYKYDACSYLDCARMIKKHVATSMVSIEDFFKRIILNYLICNGDAHLKNFSLYSKPDSNEYFLTPNYDLLNTRFHVNEKYGDMALDLLDDYTSTYEKYGYYTYDDFKTFAKYIDLPEIRFNKIMKFIKDSYPKVEELINKSFLSQEAKEFYIENYKDRMKRLGINK, encoded by the coding sequence ATGCAAAATAATACTTGTTTAGGTTGTTTAGCAACTAATAAAAAATTAACTAATAACTATTGTCCTAAATGTATAAAAGAACTTTTTGATGGAATAACTCCAAATCCATTAAATTTTGATAGGGTTGAATTTATTAAAAAAAGAGCTGAATTATCTTCTAGAATGTCAATCTCTGGAGTTCAAGATAAAATCTCTTTAACTTTTGAAAAAAAAGATTTAGTTCCAACAGCAAATAATGGAAAATATATTTTAAAACCAATTACAAGTGGAGATGGACATATTCAAAATGAAAAAGATATTGTTGCAAATGAACATATCTCAATGCTTATTTCAAAAAATATATTTAATATTCCAACAGCAACTTGTGGATTAATTCAATTTAGTGATAAAGAACTTGCATATATTACTAAAAGATTTGATTATGATGAAACAGGAATAAAATATGATCAAGAAGATTTTGCAGGAGTTTTAGAAGTATCCCCATTTACTCATGGTGAGAATTATAAATATGATGCTTGTAGTTATCTTGATTGTGCAAGGATGATAAAAAAACATGTTGCAACAAGTATGGTTTCAATTGAAGACTTTTTTAAAAGAATAATTTTAAATTATCTAATTTGTAATGGTGATGCCCACTTAAAAAACTTTTCACTGTATAGTAAACCAGATTCAAATGAATATTTCTTAACTCCAAATTATGATTTATTAAATACTAGATTTCATGTAAATGAGAAATATGGTGATATGGCACTAGATTTATTAGATGATTATACATCTACTTATGAAAAATATGGATATTACACTTATGATGATTTTAAAACCTTTGCAAAATATATAGATTTACCAGAAATTAGATTTAATAAAATCATGAAATTTATAAAAGATTCATATCCTAAAGTTGAAGAACTAATCAATAAATCATTTTTAAGCCAAGAGGCAAAAGAGTTTTATATAGAAAACTATAAAGATAGGATGAAAAGGTTAGGAATAAATAAATAG
- a CDS encoding heavy metal-binding domain-containing protein → MSGETMDSSNWILILIVVGVLYLFLKNRKAKKAYFKKVSFIEDEVRELKNEIMCVTSSNIYGKKIVQTLGSVKGTSQSIITTDESTRIADNEAMYEMLIEAKILGANAIVDIKMNTPTFEVSGSKWQTSQIIYTGTAVKVE, encoded by the coding sequence ATGAGTGGCGAAACAATGGATTCTAGTAATTGGATACTAATACTAATAGTAGTTGGTGTTTTATATCTTTTTTTAAAAAATAGAAAAGCTAAAAAAGCTTACTTTAAAAAAGTATCTTTTATTGAAGATGAAGTTAGAGAATTGAAAAATGAAATTATGTGTGTAACATCTTCAAATATTTATGGAAAAAAGATTGTTCAAACACTAGGAAGTGTAAAAGGAACATCTCAATCAATTATTACAACTGATGAATCAACAAGAATAGCAGATAATGAAGCAATGTATGAAATGTTAATTGAAGCAAAAATTCTTGGAGCTAATGCAATAGTAGATATAAAAATGAATACACCAACATTTGAAGTAAGTGGTTCAAAATGGCAAACAAGTCAAATTATATATACTGGAACTGCTGTAAAAGTTGAGTAA
- a CDS encoding tyrosine-type recombinase/integrase has product MSKKVDEKKEIKRIKENITEVEYKKLMSFIRGNETLRENTKLNLLRTFTILFFTGLRLNEVQELKIKDIKNLLQDGNVKIDISKTSTQRKLYLTNSFQKELVKLFDFKNEDDENKIISKGSDKNKRTPINNIVFIQQVNKTIKEILGEGYSSHSFRQGLITEMGSKSINIKIISQFVGHKNVSTTMGYIKPTDEQIRETLIR; this is encoded by the coding sequence ATGAGTAAAAAAGTTGATGAAAAAAAAGAGATAAAAAGAATCAAAGAAAATATCACTGAAGTTGAATATAAAAAACTAATGTCATTTATTAGAGGAAATGAAACATTAAGAGAGAATACAAAATTAAATCTTCTTAGAACTTTTACTATTTTATTTTTTACTGGTCTTAGACTTAATGAAGTACAAGAACTAAAAATAAAAGATATAAAAAATTTATTACAAGATGGAAATGTAAAAATAGATATTTCAAAAACATCTACTCAAAGAAAACTATATCTAACAAACTCTTTTCAAAAAGAACTTGTAAAACTATTTGATTTTAAAAATGAAGATGATGAAAATAAAATCATCTCAAAAGGTAGTGATAAAAATAAAAGAACACCTATTAATAATATTGTATTTATACAACAAGTAAATAAAACCATTAAAGAGATTTTAGGAGAAGGATATTCTTCTCATAGCTTTAGACAAGGATTAATTACAGAAATGGGAAGTAAATCAATAAATATAAAAATCATATCCCAATTTGTTGGACACAAAAATGTAAGTACAACAATGGGATATATAAAGCCTACTGATGAGCAGATTAGGGAGACTTTGATTAGGTGA
- a CDS encoding DUF4007 family protein, translated as MSKIKTSFSGHDKFDCKIDWIVKGLKEFKNDSLLFSSSNIENSISKLGLGINMIKSLSHWFKVLGLVNEDKLSMLGELILEKDPYLENSDILWLFHWNLVKNKEKTTLYYLFFNYIYQYRFSKENISIEVVNWLDKNEIKLSSNTINSDIDVFLKMYSNSEGDEINFSLLSDLNILTKLKNSYNLNINSTAPISDDVFLYVLNDYINIFKLKENDSLSINDIQRGELSIQKTFCMSENKLFSKINQLHNLTNGKLSYSEAAGIRQIYITEILDNYTLLKNILK; from the coding sequence GTGAGTAAAATTAAAACATCATTTTCTGGTCATGATAAATTTGACTGTAAAATCGATTGGATTGTAAAAGGATTAAAAGAATTTAAAAATGATTCTTTATTATTCTCTTCTTCTAACATTGAAAATTCAATTTCTAAATTGGGACTTGGAATTAATATGATTAAATCATTAAGTCATTGGTTCAAAGTTTTAGGATTAGTAAATGAAGACAAGTTATCAATGTTAGGAGAACTAATATTAGAAAAAGATCCATATCTTGAAAATAGTGACATACTTTGGCTATTTCATTGGAATTTAGTTAAAAATAAAGAAAAAACAACTTTATATTACTTATTCTTTAATTACATATATCAGTATAGATTTTCAAAGGAAAATATTTCAATAGAAGTAGTTAATTGGTTGGATAAAAATGAGATTAAATTATCATCTAATACTATCAATTCAGATATTGATGTTTTTCTTAAAATGTATAGTAATTCTGAAGGTGATGAAATAAATTTTAGCTTATTATCAGATTTAAATATATTGACAAAATTAAAAAATAGTTATAATTTAAATATAAATTCAACTGCTCCAATTTCAGATGATGTATTTTTGTATGTTCTAAATGATTATATAAATATTTTTAAACTAAAAGAAAATGATTCTTTATCAATTAATGACATACAAAGAGGTGAATTAAGTATTCAAAAAACATTTTGTATGAGTGAAAATAAACTATTTTCTAAAATAAATCAGCTACATAACTTAACTAATGGTAAGTTGTCTTATTCTGAAGCAGCTGGCATAAGACAAATATACATAACAGAAATTTTAGACAATTATACATTATTGAAAAATATATTGAAGTAA
- a CDS encoding phosphoadenosine phosphosulfate reductase family protein gives MNKKDLHVIAISGGKDSAALAIYLKDKYPEREFMYLFFDTGEELEETYLYINDLESRLGIKVRREFPAKSFKELLLEHNDFLPSPTQRWCTRKMKVETFLKVMEEFEGYQVYNYVGIRADEDRVGLRPPMDNITTVMPFQEDGITLEDVKRILNDSGLGLPRYYEPVKDEEYDIEYYRSRSGCYFCFYMRQIEWVWLYEKHPDEFKKAMQFEKQGFSWIQDMPLSDLIKPENIDKIKKSYKRTEELKKKQPLKNGTVMQQMSNMSKHDQALDDFEKDKFCSMCIL, from the coding sequence ATGAATAAAAAAGATTTACATGTTATAGCAATATCTGGTGGAAAAGATAGTGCTGCATTAGCTATATACTTAAAAGACAAATATCCTGAAAGAGAATTTATGTATCTTTTCTTTGATACAGGAGAAGAGTTAGAAGAGACATATCTATATATAAATGATTTAGAATCTAGATTAGGTATAAAAGTTAGAAGAGAATTCCCTGCAAAATCTTTTAAAGAATTACTTTTAGAACATAACGATTTCTTACCTTCACCTACACAAAGATGGTGTACTAGAAAGATGAAAGTTGAAACATTCTTAAAAGTTATGGAAGAGTTTGAAGGATATCAAGTATATAACTATGTTGGTATCAGAGCTGATGAAGATAGGGTAGGGTTAAGACCTCCAATGGATAATATCACTACAGTTATGCCTTTTCAAGAAGATGGAATAACTTTAGAAGATGTAAAAAGAATTTTAAATGATTCAGGTTTAGGACTTCCAAGATACTATGAGCCAGTAAAAGATGAGGAATACGATATCGAATATTATAGAAGTAGGTCAGGTTGTTACTTTTGCTTCTATATGAGACAAATAGAATGGGTATGGTTATATGAAAAACACCCTGATGAATTCAAAAAGGCAATGCAATTTGAAAAACAAGGTTTTTCATGGATTCAAGATATGCCATTAAGTGATCTTATCAAACCAGAAAATATAGATAAAATCAAAAAATCATATAAAAGAACTGAAGAATTAAAAAAGAAACAGCCACTTAAAAATGGAACAGTAATGCAACAAATGAGTAACATGTCAAAACATGATCAGGCATTAGATGATTTTGAAAAAGATAAATTCTGTTCAATGTGTATATTATGA